The following are from one region of the Ruficoccus sp. ZRK36 genome:
- the dtd gene encoding D-aminoacyl-tRNA deacylase, whose amino-acid sequence MRAVIQRVDAASVSVEGDVVGEIGPGLLVFLGVGEGDTADDVAWLAAKVCKLRVFEDDEGKMNRAVTETGGGVLVISQFTLFGNLKKGTRPSFNRSAPPELAIPLYEAFIAETSRLLGKPVPSGRFAADMTIHAVNDGPVTLVLDTRQKDF is encoded by the coding sequence ATGCGTGCGGTAATTCAGCGGGTGGACGCGGCCTCGGTCAGCGTCGAGGGTGACGTGGTGGGTGAGATCGGCCCTGGGCTGCTCGTCTTCCTCGGAGTAGGCGAGGGCGACACGGCGGACGATGTCGCCTGGCTGGCCGCAAAGGTGTGCAAGTTGCGTGTCTTTGAGGATGACGAGGGCAAAATGAACCGTGCGGTGACTGAGACGGGCGGGGGTGTGCTCGTCATCAGCCAGTTCACGCTCTTCGGGAATTTAAAGAAAGGCACGCGCCCTTCCTTCAATCGCTCGGCTCCGCCCGAGTTGGCGATTCCGCTTTACGAGGCCTTTATCGCGGAGACCTCGCGCCTGCTGGGGAAACCCGTCCCCTCGGGACGCTTTGCTGCCGACATGACCATTCACGCCGTTAACGATGGCCCGGTGACGCTTGTCCTGGATACGCGCCAAAAAGATTTCTAG
- a CDS encoding helix-turn-helix transcriptional regulator has translation MSTDESPFPPADWQALQLTVDRCYEGIPCGLSGTYPGTVFTLCQLQRGSLEMSHDDIAIHTDATERPWILNIPGERTQHFSDDPDIISVHLCLSNPCNGAEWRGKPLVVAIPDEPARQALHQLQRAVTAAGIPPRQLDIRGLPMELPAALCVHAAASSLFAHLLRLALPLGMRYEVPPIRDPRVRDSHLCVATMAMQARFSREQLASEQGLTPGQLDRLWRQELGLTPQQYRDNRRFAYACEQLRRRAVSVKEIAADLGFRHLSQFSNWFRARHNESPRSYRNRPYA, from the coding sequence ATGTCCACCGACGAATCACCCTTCCCGCCCGCCGATTGGCAGGCCCTCCAGCTCACAGTCGACCGGTGCTACGAGGGCATCCCCTGCGGGCTCTCTGGAACCTATCCCGGCACGGTTTTTACCCTGTGCCAACTCCAGCGCGGCAGCCTGGAGATGAGTCACGACGATATCGCCATCCATACGGATGCGACCGAGCGCCCATGGATCCTTAATATCCCCGGCGAGCGTACCCAGCACTTCTCCGACGATCCGGATATCATCTCTGTCCACCTGTGCCTGAGTAATCCGTGCAACGGGGCTGAGTGGCGCGGTAAGCCGCTGGTGGTAGCCATCCCGGACGAGCCTGCACGCCAGGCACTGCATCAGCTACAGCGAGCTGTCACCGCTGCCGGTATCCCACCCCGGCAGCTCGACATCCGGGGCCTGCCCATGGAGCTACCGGCAGCCCTCTGCGTCCACGCTGCGGCCTCCAGCCTTTTCGCACACCTGCTGCGCCTGGCCCTGCCGCTGGGCATGCGCTACGAGGTGCCCCCGATCCGAGACCCCCGCGTGCGCGACAGCCATCTCTGTGTGGCCACGATGGCGATGCAGGCTCGCTTCTCGCGGGAGCAGTTGGCATCCGAGCAGGGGCTGACCCCCGGCCAGCTTGACCGACTCTGGCGGCAGGAGCTGGGGCTGACCCCGCAGCAGTACCGTGACAACCGGCGGTTCGCGTACGCCTGCGAACAACTGCGCCGCCGGGCGGTCTCGGTCAAGGAGATCGCCGCCGATCTGGGTTTCCGGCACCTATCGCAGTTCTCCAACTGGTTCCGGGCCCGCCATAACGAGTCTCCCCGCAGCTACCGCAACCGCCCCTACGCCTGA
- a CDS encoding superoxide dismutase translates to MEQTPDQTPPSALNRRSFVGAAGLAGLGLLGASRAQAAPTPASTDSVLFEVPMSADGQYELPPLPYAYDALEPSIDAETMRLHHDIHFKGYMDGLNKALAKLKEQRAEEDFPEVSYWQNQLSFNGAGYNLHTVFFQNMAPAGSTKLSSSLKKTIADHFGGFENFKSQFSAVAKRVQGSGWGLLGYQSFGKKLVVLQAEKHQNLTQWGVVPILALDVWEHAYYLKYQNRRGEYVDKWWDVVNWDNVAERTEAAMKIS, encoded by the coding sequence ATGGAACAGACACCTGATCAAACTCCCCCCTCTGCTCTGAATCGCCGCAGTTTTGTCGGCGCAGCCGGTCTCGCCGGCCTCGGCCTCCTGGGTGCCTCCCGGGCACAGGCCGCCCCCACCCCCGCCTCTACTGATTCTGTGCTTTTCGAGGTGCCGATGAGCGCCGACGGCCAGTACGAGCTCCCCCCCCTCCCCTACGCCTATGACGCGCTGGAACCCTCGATCGATGCCGAGACCATGCGCCTGCACCACGATATCCACTTCAAGGGGTACATGGACGGGCTGAACAAAGCACTGGCCAAGCTTAAGGAGCAACGCGCCGAAGAGGACTTCCCCGAAGTCTCCTACTGGCAGAATCAGCTCAGCTTCAACGGTGCCGGTTACAACCTGCACACTGTTTTTTTCCAGAACATGGCCCCGGCCGGATCGACCAAGCTCTCCTCCTCCCTGAAGAAAACGATCGCCGATCACTTCGGCGGTTTTGAGAACTTTAAGTCACAGTTCTCCGCCGTAGCCAAGCGCGTGCAGGGCAGTGGCTGGGGGCTGCTCGGATACCAGTCCTTTGGAAAAAAGCTCGTCGTACTCCAGGCCGAGAAGCACCAGAACCTCACTCAGTGGGGTGTCGTACCGATCCTCGCCCTCGATGTGTGGGAGCACGCCTACTACCTCAAGTACCAGAACCGTCGCGGTGAATACGTCGACAAGTGGTGGGACGTCGTCAACTGGGACAACGTCGCCGAGCGCACTGAGGCCGCGATGAAAATCTCCTAA
- a CDS encoding DNA-3-methyladenine glycosylase — translation MPEPRGKVLPIAFYRRDTELVTRELMGKLLCRRMPDGSVLRLRLTELEAYVGPHDKACHASRGKTPRTAVMFEPGGVFYVYLCYGMHWMLNIVTAGKDYPAAILVRGVEGMSGPGRVTKHLAVDRALNARPVRKTCGLWVEDDGIHISDTQIERTPRIGIGYAGEYWINQPLRFVLDTVR, via the coding sequence GTGCCCGAGCCGAGAGGTAAAGTCCTGCCCATCGCGTTCTACCGGCGTGATACCGAGCTCGTTACCCGCGAGCTGATGGGTAAGCTCCTGTGCCGCCGTATGCCGGACGGCTCTGTCCTGCGCCTGCGTTTGACCGAGCTGGAGGCCTACGTCGGCCCGCACGACAAGGCCTGCCACGCCAGTCGTGGGAAGACCCCGCGTACCGCCGTGATGTTCGAGCCCGGCGGTGTCTTCTACGTTTACCTGTGCTACGGCATGCACTGGATGCTGAACATCGTCACCGCGGGAAAGGACTACCCGGCCGCCATCCTCGTACGAGGCGTCGAGGGCATGAGCGGACCTGGGCGCGTGACGAAGCATCTCGCCGTGGACCGGGCGTTGAACGCCCGCCCGGTTCGCAAAACCTGCGGGCTCTGGGTGGAGGACGACGGTATCCATATTTCGGATACACAGATCGAGCGCACGCCGCGCATTGGGATCGGCTACGCGGGTGAATACTGGATCAACCAGCCGCTGAGATTTGTCTTAGACACAGTAAGATAA
- a CDS encoding mandelate racemase/muconate lactonizing enzyme family protein encodes MKIVSLKPFIADCFRTNWVFLRVETDDGLIGWGEASLEYREKTVAEAMLEIGRNLIGRRANDIEAIWQDVNREVYFRGGPVYMSALGALEMALWDIKGKALGVPVYELLGGKVRDSIQCYANAWFAGAKEPEEFATKAKAAIEAGYKGLKWDPFGSAYLDIAPQEFVKAEACVAAVAEVVSGRAELLIEGHGRFNVPTAVRAGDMLSAYNVGWFEEPLPPGNLDALADVRRRTKVPIAAGERLYSRWDYVPFFSSRCADFAQPDVTHVGGISELRRISDMAEAQFLPCCPHNPCGPVANAATLHAAAATLNIRRLETMATDVPWRAEIAREDTDFVDGCLTIPQSPGLGVDIDLEALEKHPYQPHELRHYIGTLTDIRPDDAGFIFKK; translated from the coding sequence ATGAAAATTGTTTCCCTTAAGCCCTTTATCGCTGACTGCTTCCGCACCAACTGGGTTTTCCTGCGCGTCGAGACCGACGACGGGTTGATCGGCTGGGGCGAAGCTTCGCTCGAATACCGTGAAAAGACCGTGGCCGAGGCCATGCTCGAAATCGGCCGCAACCTTATCGGCCGCCGTGCCAACGACATCGAGGCGATCTGGCAGGATGTGAACCGCGAGGTCTATTTTCGTGGTGGTCCCGTCTACATGTCCGCCCTTGGCGCGCTGGAGATGGCCCTGTGGGACATCAAGGGCAAGGCGCTCGGTGTGCCGGTCTACGAGCTGCTCGGCGGTAAGGTCCGCGACAGCATCCAGTGCTACGCCAATGCCTGGTTCGCCGGAGCGAAGGAGCCCGAAGAGTTTGCTACCAAGGCCAAGGCCGCGATCGAGGCCGGGTACAAGGGCCTCAAGTGGGACCCCTTCGGCTCGGCTTATCTGGACATTGCTCCGCAGGAGTTCGTCAAAGCTGAGGCCTGTGTCGCTGCCGTGGCCGAGGTTGTCTCTGGCCGTGCCGAGCTCTTGATCGAGGGCCATGGCCGGTTCAATGTTCCCACCGCTGTGCGTGCTGGCGATATGCTCTCAGCCTACAATGTGGGCTGGTTCGAGGAGCCGCTGCCCCCCGGTAATCTGGACGCCCTCGCCGACGTACGTCGCCGCACGAAGGTGCCGATCGCTGCGGGTGAACGCCTCTACAGCCGCTGGGACTATGTGCCGTTCTTCAGTTCCCGCTGTGCGGACTTTGCCCAGCCCGACGTGACGCACGTCGGCGGTATTTCTGAGCTGCGCCGTATCTCGGATATGGCCGAGGCGCAGTTCCTGCCCTGCTGCCCGCATAATCCCTGTGGTCCGGTCGCCAACGCCGCTACGCTCCATGCTGCCGCCGCCACGCTGAACATCCGCCGCCTCGAAACGATGGCCACCGACGTTCCATGGCGTGCTGAGATTGCGCGTGAGGATACGGACTTTGTCGATGGTTGCCTGACCATCCCGCAGTCGCCCGGCCTGGGCGTCGATATCGATCTGGAGGCGCTGGAAAAGCATCCCTACCAGCCGCACGAGCTGCGCCACTACATCGGCACCTTGACGGACATTCGCCCGGACGATGCCGGCTTCATCTTTAAAAAGTAA